In Xiphophorus maculatus strain JP 163 A chromosome 18, X_maculatus-5.0-male, whole genome shotgun sequence, a single genomic region encodes these proteins:
- the samd4b gene encoding protein Smaug homolog 2, which translates to MMFRDQVGILTDWFKGWNECEQTVALLSLLKRVSRTQARFLHICLEHWLADCTEIHILEAEANNAATVSQWHQEPKEKVVSLLLSHLPLLQPRNCEAKCEYMKLLQKVLTHTIESSLFVEESRQLLSYALIHPATTLDDRTSLASWLNHLEEHLSSGYASRAPPSPYHPRQSSDEWPGSAEALDPGNAWPDKSPSSSTSPAGQNGHMPFPGGLSSPISGNGNNTGLVGHMQPSPLKKPMQVIPSNSLACGSEWGSQDDAGGRQNFISTDHAPLSPQSSIASSGSEQTEEQGSARNTFLEDGSGMKDVPAWLKSLRLHKYASLFSQMTYEEMMILTEQHLESQNVTKGARHKIALSIQKLRERQSILKSLEKDILEGGNLRNALQELQQIIITPIKAYSPPSAAQPISDTSTNSTDGTKTGADKEATSEDLQSHNPPPCDGDSSVTPISDGDIAGQFTRVMGKVCTQLLVSRPDEENISCYLQLIEKCLAHEAFSETHKKRLVTWKQQVLKLLRLFPRKAMPDMSAYRQKGWNYGSNSLPTAGSVSGGVSRRGQRQFPMTPRGLPAGRMCLPGGIGGASPRHTLANPALAGQGRQNLWFANPGGSNSMPSQSRSSVQRTHSLPVHTSPQTMLMFQQQECQVPGSDLEINPTLESLCLSMTEHALGDGTDRTSTI; encoded by the exons ATGATGTTCCGGGATCAGGTAGGTATCCTCACAGATTGGTTCAAAGGCTGGAATGAGTGCGAACAGACGGTGGCGCTCTTGTCGCTCCTGAAGAGGGTGTCCCGCACGCAGGCTcgctttctccacatctgcctAGAACACTGGCTGGCAGACTGCACTGAGATCCACATCCTTGAAGCTGAGGCCAACAATGCAG CAACCGTCAGTCAGTGGCATCAGGAGCCGAAAGAAAAGGTGGTGTCCCTGCTGCTGTCCCACTTGCCTCTGCTTCAACCACGCAATTGCGAGGCCAAATGTGAATacatgaagctgctgcagaaagtGCTGACTCACACCATTGAGAGTAGCCTTTTCGTGGAGGAAAGCCGGCAGCTGCTCTCCTATGCACTCATCCACCCCGCCACCACCCTGGATGATCGCACCTCGCTCGCCTCGTGGCTAAACCACCTGGAGGAACACCTTTCCAGCGGCTACGCATCCAGGGCGCCACCCAGTCCTTACCACCCGCGGCAGAGCTCGGACGAATGGCCCGGCTCGGCCGAGGCCCTCGACCCCGGCAACGCGTGGCCAGACAAGTCCCCGTCGTCCAGCACGTCTCCCGCGGGCCAGAACGGACACATGCCGTTCCCAGGCGGGCTGTCCTCACCAATCAGTGGGAACGGCAATAACACAG GTCTAGTCGGACACATGCAGCCAAGCCCTCTGAAGAAGCCCATGCAGGTCATCCCTTCCAATTCCCTGGCCTGTGGCTCAGAGTGGGGCAGCCAGGACGACGCGGGGGGGCGACAGAACTTCATCTCCACAGACCACGCACCGCTTTCACCTCAGAGCAGCATAGCGTCTTCAGGCAGCGAACAGACGGAAGAGCAGGGCTCCGCGCGCAACACTTTCCTGGAGGACGGCAGCGGCATGAAAG ATGTTCCTGCATGGTTGAAGAGCCTTCGCCTTCATAAATATGCATCCCTGTTCTCACAGATGACCTATGAGGAGATGATGATCCTTACGGAGCAACATCTAGAATCTCAG AACGTCACGAAAGGAGCGCGACACAAGATTGCGTTGAGTATCCAGAAGCTGCGAGAGAGACAGAGTATACTCAAGTCTTTAGAGAAG GATATTTTGGAAGGGGGGAACCTGCGCAACGCCCTCCAGGAGCTTCAGCAGATCATCATCACACCAATTAAGGCCTACAGTCCTCCCAGCGCAGCACAACCCATCTCGGACACCTCCACTAACTCAACAGATGGCACAAAAACAGGAGCGGACAAAGAAGCGACGTCCGAGGACTTGCAGTCCCACAACCCACCCCCCTGCGACGGAGACTCGTCGGTCACGCCCATCTCAGATGGGGACATAGCGGGACAGTTCACCCGTGTAATGGGAAAAG TGTGCACCCAGCTGCTGGTTTCAAGGCCAGATGAAGAAAACATCAGCTGTTACCTTCAACTTATTGAGAAGTGCCTAGCACATGAG GCTTTCTCAGAAACCCACAAGAAAAGGCTGGTCACCTGGAAGCAGCAGGTCCTCAAGCTGCTGCGCCTGTTCCCTCGGAAAGCTATGCCGGACATGTCGGCGTACCGACAGAAAGG CTGGAACTATGGGTCAAACTCCCTGCCCACAGCAGGCTCTGTGAGCGGGGGTGTAAGCCGACGGGGCCAGAGGCAGTTCCCAATGACCCCTCGTGGACTCCCAGCTGGGCGCATGTGTCTTCCTGGCGGGATCGGTGGAGCATCTCCACGCCACACACTCGCTAATCCTGCGTTGGCAGGACAGGGTAGACAA AACCTGTGGTTCGCCAACCCTGGGGGCAGCAACAGCATGCCAAGTCAGAGTC
- the LOC102232551 gene encoding glia maturation factor beta, with translation MSSSLVVCDVEESLREKLKKFRFRKETNNAAILIKIDMAKQLVILEEEYEDISLDDLRNELPERQPRYIVYSYKYTHADGRVSYPLCFIFSSPMGCKPEQQMMYAGSKNRLVQIAELTKIFETRNADDLTEEWLKNQLAFFR, from the exons ATG TCAAGCTCTCTGGTCGTGTGCGACGTGGAAGAAAGCctgagagaaaaactgaaaaagttccGATTTCGAAAAGAAACCAACAATGCAGCCATACTCA ttaaaaTAGATATGGCGAAACAGCTTGTCATCCTTGAGGAGGAGTATGAG GACATCTCACTGGACGACCTGAGAAATGAGCTTCCCGAGCGCCAACCCAG ATACATTGTCTACAGCTACAAATACACCCATGCGGATGGGAGAGTGTCTTATCCCctctgtttcattttctcaaGCCCAATGG GGTGCAAGCCAGAGCAGCAGATGATGTACGCGGGCAGCAAGAATCGACTGGTCCAAATCGCAGAACTCACAAAG ATCTTTGAAACCAGGAATGCCGACGACCTGACGGAAGAATGGCTCAAGAACCAGCTGGCGTTTTTTCGCTGA
- the paf1 gene encoding RNA polymerase II-associated factor 1 homolog isoform X1 produces MAPTIQTQAQREDGHSRPSSHRTVPERSGIVCRVKYCNSLPDIPFDPKFITYPFDQHRFVQYKATSLEKQHKHELLTEPDLGVTIDLINPDTYRIDPNILLDPADEKLLEEDIQAPSSSKRSQQHAKVVPWMRKTEYISTEFNRYGVSNEKVEVKIGVSVKQQFTEEEIYKDRESQISAIEKTFEDAQKSVTQHYSKPRVTPVEVLPVFPDFKMWINPCAQVIFDSDPAPKDISGPAGVEMMSQAMIRGMMDEEGNQFVAYFLPNEETLRKRKRDFEEGLDYMPEDLYDYKIAREYNWNVKNKASKGYEENYFFIFRDGDGVYYNELETRVRLSKRRAKAGAQSTTNAVLVCKHRDMNEKELEAQEARKAQLENHEPEDEEEDMDMDKDMQDSGDEKEKGSGSEAENSGSESEREEEDQEQSGEDDEEDEDRGKRRRKASGSGSESGEERTREMRDEEEIFGSDDDSDDNEPKNSARSSGEEGSGSEDEAENRRSRSASPARSDHSSDRSETHAPSGSERGSDSSEASDSE; encoded by the exons ATGGCTCCAACGATCCAAACTCAAGCTCAACGGGAAGACGGCCACAG caGGCCGTCTTCTCACAGAACAGTGCCAGAACG GTCAGGAATTGTTTGCAGAGTGAAGTACTGCAACAGCTTGCCCGACATCCCGTTTGATCCCAAATTCATCACCTACCCATTCGATCAGCACAG GTTTGTCCAGTACAAAGCCACTTCTCTTGAGAAGCAGCATAAACACGAGCTCCTGACTGAACCGGATCTCGGGGTCACCATTGACCTCATCAATCCAGACACCTACCGCATCGACCCCAACA ttCTTTTGGACCCTGCCGATGAAAAACTCTTGGAAGAAGACATCCAGGCTCCATCCAGTTCCAAAAG gTCACAACAACATGCCAAAGTGGTACCATGGatgagaaaaacagaatatattTCCACAGAGTTTAACAGATACGGCGTTTCTAACGAGAAAGTGGAAGTCAA GATCGGAGTGTCTGTTAAACAACAGTTTACCGAGGAAGAGATCTACAAGGACCGGGAGAGCCAGATTTCTGCCATCGAGAAGACCTTCGAGGATGCACAGAAGTCG GTCACACAGCATTACAGTAAACCCAGAGTCACTCCTGTGGAGGTCTTGCCTGTGTTCCCTGACTTTAAG ATGTGGATCAACCCATGCGCTCAGGTCATCTTTGACTCTGATCCTGCACCTAAAGACATATCAGGGCCAGCAGGTGTGGAAATGATGTCTCAGGCTATGATCAG AGGAATGATGGACGAGGAGGGAAATCAGTTTGTGGCCTACTTCTTGCCCAACGAGGAAACGCTTCGCAAGCGGAAGAGAGACTTCGAAGAGGGACTGGATTACATGCCTGAGGACCT GTACGATTACAAGATCGCAAGGGAATACAACTGGAACGTCAAGAACAAAGCCAGCAAAGGTTATGAGGAGAATTACTTCTTCATCTTCAGAGATGGCGACGGAGTTTACTACAACGAGCTGGAGACGAG GGTACGCCTGAGTAAGAGGAGAGCCAAGGCTGGAGCACAGTCCACTACAAACGCTGTGCTGGTGTGTAAGCACAGAGATATGAATGAGAAGGAACTGGAGGCCCAG GAAGCACGTAAAGCTCAGCTGGAGAACCATGAGCCCGAAGATGAGGAAGAAGACATGGACATGGACAAAGACATGCAAGATTCTG GCGACGAGAAAGAAAAGGGCAGCGGCAGCGAGGCAGAGAACTCCGGCAGCGAATCCGAGAGGGAAGAGGAAGACCAGGAGCAGAGCGGCGAAGACGACGAAGAGGACGAGGACCGGGGTAAGAGGCGGAGGAAGGCCAGCGGCAGCGGGAGCGAGAGCGGCGAGGAGAGGACCCGGGAGATGCGAGACGAGGAGGAGATCTTCGGCAGCGACGACGACAGCGACGACAACGAGCCCAAGAACTCGGCCAGGAGCAGTGGCGAGGAGGGCAGCGGCAGCGAGGATGAGGCGGAGAACAGGCGAAGCCGCAGCGCCTCCCCAGCACGCAGCGACCACAGCAGCGACCGCTCGGAGACCCACGCTCCCAGCGGAAGCGAGAGGGGATCGGACTCCTCTGAGGCCAGCGACAGCGAATAA
- the paf1 gene encoding RNA polymerase II-associated factor 1 homolog isoform X2 yields the protein MAPTIQTQAQREDGHRPSSHRTVPERSGIVCRVKYCNSLPDIPFDPKFITYPFDQHRFVQYKATSLEKQHKHELLTEPDLGVTIDLINPDTYRIDPNILLDPADEKLLEEDIQAPSSSKRSQQHAKVVPWMRKTEYISTEFNRYGVSNEKVEVKIGVSVKQQFTEEEIYKDRESQISAIEKTFEDAQKSVTQHYSKPRVTPVEVLPVFPDFKMWINPCAQVIFDSDPAPKDISGPAGVEMMSQAMIRGMMDEEGNQFVAYFLPNEETLRKRKRDFEEGLDYMPEDLYDYKIAREYNWNVKNKASKGYEENYFFIFRDGDGVYYNELETRVRLSKRRAKAGAQSTTNAVLVCKHRDMNEKELEAQEARKAQLENHEPEDEEEDMDMDKDMQDSGDEKEKGSGSEAENSGSESEREEEDQEQSGEDDEEDEDRGKRRRKASGSGSESGEERTREMRDEEEIFGSDDDSDDNEPKNSARSSGEEGSGSEDEAENRRSRSASPARSDHSSDRSETHAPSGSERGSDSSEASDSE from the exons ATGGCTCCAACGATCCAAACTCAAGCTCAACGGGAAGACGGCCACAG GCCGTCTTCTCACAGAACAGTGCCAGAACG GTCAGGAATTGTTTGCAGAGTGAAGTACTGCAACAGCTTGCCCGACATCCCGTTTGATCCCAAATTCATCACCTACCCATTCGATCAGCACAG GTTTGTCCAGTACAAAGCCACTTCTCTTGAGAAGCAGCATAAACACGAGCTCCTGACTGAACCGGATCTCGGGGTCACCATTGACCTCATCAATCCAGACACCTACCGCATCGACCCCAACA ttCTTTTGGACCCTGCCGATGAAAAACTCTTGGAAGAAGACATCCAGGCTCCATCCAGTTCCAAAAG gTCACAACAACATGCCAAAGTGGTACCATGGatgagaaaaacagaatatattTCCACAGAGTTTAACAGATACGGCGTTTCTAACGAGAAAGTGGAAGTCAA GATCGGAGTGTCTGTTAAACAACAGTTTACCGAGGAAGAGATCTACAAGGACCGGGAGAGCCAGATTTCTGCCATCGAGAAGACCTTCGAGGATGCACAGAAGTCG GTCACACAGCATTACAGTAAACCCAGAGTCACTCCTGTGGAGGTCTTGCCTGTGTTCCCTGACTTTAAG ATGTGGATCAACCCATGCGCTCAGGTCATCTTTGACTCTGATCCTGCACCTAAAGACATATCAGGGCCAGCAGGTGTGGAAATGATGTCTCAGGCTATGATCAG AGGAATGATGGACGAGGAGGGAAATCAGTTTGTGGCCTACTTCTTGCCCAACGAGGAAACGCTTCGCAAGCGGAAGAGAGACTTCGAAGAGGGACTGGATTACATGCCTGAGGACCT GTACGATTACAAGATCGCAAGGGAATACAACTGGAACGTCAAGAACAAAGCCAGCAAAGGTTATGAGGAGAATTACTTCTTCATCTTCAGAGATGGCGACGGAGTTTACTACAACGAGCTGGAGACGAG GGTACGCCTGAGTAAGAGGAGAGCCAAGGCTGGAGCACAGTCCACTACAAACGCTGTGCTGGTGTGTAAGCACAGAGATATGAATGAGAAGGAACTGGAGGCCCAG GAAGCACGTAAAGCTCAGCTGGAGAACCATGAGCCCGAAGATGAGGAAGAAGACATGGACATGGACAAAGACATGCAAGATTCTG GCGACGAGAAAGAAAAGGGCAGCGGCAGCGAGGCAGAGAACTCCGGCAGCGAATCCGAGAGGGAAGAGGAAGACCAGGAGCAGAGCGGCGAAGACGACGAAGAGGACGAGGACCGGGGTAAGAGGCGGAGGAAGGCCAGCGGCAGCGGGAGCGAGAGCGGCGAGGAGAGGACCCGGGAGATGCGAGACGAGGAGGAGATCTTCGGCAGCGACGACGACAGCGACGACAACGAGCCCAAGAACTCGGCCAGGAGCAGTGGCGAGGAGGGCAGCGGCAGCGAGGATGAGGCGGAGAACAGGCGAAGCCGCAGCGCCTCCCCAGCACGCAGCGACCACAGCAGCGACCGCTCGGAGACCCACGCTCCCAGCGGAAGCGAGAGGGGATCGGACTCCTCTGAGGCCAGCGACAGCGAATAA